Sequence from the Methanobrevibacter arboriphilus genome:
CTCATCTTTTAGATCGTGTTGTTGGCACTAAAGAAGAAAGAGATGTAGCTCCAATTAAAATTAAAGAGCCTTTAATGATAAACTGTGGTACAACTACTACAATTGGTGTTGTAACAAAAGTTAAAGGTAATGTTCAAGTAACTTTAAAATTACCTGTTTGTGCTGACAAAGGAGATAGGGTAGCTTTGAGTCGTAGAGTTGGAGCTCGTTGGAGATTGATTGGTTATGGAATCATCCAATAGTAATTTTAAAAATTGTTGTGAAAAAGAGATCATAATAGATACAAATTTTTCATGATTCCCTTTCAGTTCAATGTTGATATAATAGATGAACTTGAAAAAGCTTTTCCTTCTTATAAATTAGCTACTACAAAATTTATAATAAATGAGTTGGTTGGTTTAAAGAAAAATTTAAAAGGCAAAAATAGGGTTGCAGCAGGAATTGGTCTTAAAATAGCCAAATCTGGAGTTGTTGAGATAAAAGATGTTTCTTTAAATAAAGACGAATCTGTTGATGATGCTTTAATTAGAATTTCGAAAGTTTTAGCAACAAATGATATTGAACTAAAAAAAAGAGCAAGAAAAAAAGGCATACCTGTTGTTTATTTGCGTCAAAAGAAATATGTTGTCTTTGATGGGTATTTGGAATAGTAATATTAAATAATTATTATTAATCCTTCTAAATATTTAAAATACAACTTTAATAATTTTATTAAAATTTTTTAAATTATTAATTTTATTAAATTATTATAATTATATAGAATAATATTATAATAATGCTAATAATTTATAGTAATATTATAATAATGTATAGTAATTAAATATTAATAATGGTGGAAATATGAATTTATGGACTGAATTAAATCCCGGATCTGAATTTCCTGAAGTAATAAATACGGTAATCGAAATTCCTAAAGGATCAAGAAACAAGTATGAATATGATAAAGATATGGAAGCTTTTGCTTTAGATAGAGTTTTGTACTCTTCAGTAGTTTATCCTGCTGATTATGGATTTATTCCTCAAACTGTTTATGATGATGGGGATCCTATGGATATTATGGTATTAATGGAACAACCAACTTTTCCAGGTTGTGTTATTGCTTCAAAACCAATTGGAATAATGGGGATGATTGATGGTGGAGACAAAGATTATAAAATCTTAGCTGTTCCTGTGGATGATCCTAAATTTAAAGATATTAATGATATATCTGATGTTCCATCACATATCTTAGATGAGATTGCAGAGTTCTTTAAAACTTATAAAAATCTTGAAGGTAAAGAAGTGGAAGTTCTTAATTGGGATAACGCTGAAATGGCTAAAAAAGAAGCTATTAGATCTATTGAGTTGTATAAAGAGAAATATTAGGATAATATCATATATTAGTATTATATAATCTCATTATTATATAATCTTAAATTCATTCAAAACATTAGATTTATTAATATATTAGATTTATTAAAATATTAGATTTATTAAAATATTAGATTTATTCAAAAATTAAATTTATTCAAAATCTTAAATTCATTCAATATTAAATAATATTTATCAATAAATTAATTATGAGGGATTTAGTTGTACTATTTAACAAAAATTGAGGATACTGTGAGAATTCCTCCTTATAAGTTTGAGGATCCTCTGGAAGAAGTAGCTATTGAAACTCTTAATGAGACTTATAACGGCAGACTTGATAAAAAATTAGGTTTGCTTGTTAGTGTTAACAATATAGAGGTCATTGGTGAAGGTAAAGTAATAATGGGCGATGGTGCTGCTTATCATGAGGTAGTTTTCAATGCAGTGTTCTTTAAACCCGAATTATATGAAATAATTGATGGTGAAGTAATTGAAATAGCTGAATTTGGAGCTTTTATTCGTATTGGTCCAATGGATGGTTTAGTTCATGTTTCTCAAGTCACAGACGATTATATTAATTATGATTCTAAAAGAGGAGCATTACTTGCTAAAGAATCTAAAAAAACTCTTGAAGAAGGAAACTTTGTCAGAGCTAGAATTGTTGCTGTTAGTTTAAAGGGTAAATCCACTAAAGAAACTAGGATTGGGCTTACTATGAGACAGCCTAACTTAGGAAGGTTTGAGTGGATTGAAGATGAGAAAAATAAAAGTAAAAAATAATACATAAAAGTATTATTTGTTTTAATTATCAGGAAGTATTATAAATGAGTATTAAAGCTTGTACTTCATGTAAAAGAATATCTACTAGAGAACGTTGTCCAGTTTGTAATAACCCTACTTCAACTAATTGGAGTGGTCTTTTAATAATTATAGATCCAGAAAATTCGGATATAGCTAAAGAATTGCATATTGAATTACCTGGAGAATATGCTCTTAGAGTAAGATGATTTGGCTATGACTTTGATTAATGATTATAAAACTAAAAATTTAAAAATTTCATATGAGATTTAAGAGGTATAATAGTGTTAATATTAGATGAAACTGATAGGAATAAGTTTAAAAAGCCATTAGGTAAATTATATCCTTTCTTTGAAGATGCTTTACCTGAAATTATTTCATCTAAATTTTTAATATCTGTTGGAGATGAGACTACCAATAATCTTCACAGTAAAAATATTTATCCAAATATTAGTATAATTGATAACTTAATTCAAAGAAAAATTCATAATAATAAAATAATTCATAATAATGAGTTTAATCATAATGAAAATGTTTTATTTACAAAGAATCCTCCAGGAACTATCACTGATGAACTATGGGAAACCATAGATCTAGCTATCAAAAAAGCAACAAATGATGATGTAAAACAATTAATTGTTGTAGAAGGGGAAGAAGATCTTGCAGTTCTTCCATGTATTGTTATGGCTCCTGATAATGCGGTTGTTTTATATGGACAACCTAATGAAGGATTAGTATTTTTAAACGTTTTTGAAGTAAAAAAAAGAGCTAATGAGCTACTTAAATTGTTCAAAAAAGTAGATAATTGAAATTATTAAAAATAAAGTTTTATTAAGTTAAAGAGGCTTAAAAATGGAAATTGACATTTTAAATAAGAAAGAAAATAAAGTATTAGATAGAACTGAGGTTAAATTTGATTGTATTTATTCTGGTGAGGCTACACCTAAATTATTAGATGTTAAAAGTAAGTTAGTAGCTTTATTAGATTCTAAAAAAGATTTAATTGTGGTTGATTCACTTCAACCTCATTATGGTCAAACTAAAGCTTCTGGCTATGCAAAGATTTATGGTTCAATTGAAAGTTTGGAAAATATTGAAACTGAACATGTATTAGCTAAAAATAAAGAAGTTGAAGTTGTTGAAGATGATGAATCTGAAGAATCAGAATAAAAATCTGAATCTGAAGAACACTTGTATAATTATTGTATAATATAATAGTCTGGAGGGACTAAATTATGAAAAAATCTACACTTTACGAAGTTGATGGTGATAAATTAAAAAGGAAAAATCCGTTTTGTCCTCGTTGTTCTGGTGGTGTATTTATGGCTGATCATGGTGATAGATATGCTTGTGGAAAATGTGGATATACTGAGATTAAAAACAAAGATTAATTTTTCTTTTTAATTTTTTTATTTTATAAAAATTTTTAATATTCTATTAGCTTATTATATTTAGTTTTATTAAATAATTTTATTAATTTTTATCAATATTTTTATTAGTTTTATTATTTTTATCATTATTTTTTTATTATTATTTTTATTACTATCTTTATTATTTTTATTAATATATGTATTCATTATTAATTTTATTATTAGTTTTATTATTACTTTTATTATAATTTTAAAATATATTATTATTTTATAATTTATTCCATTTTATTATTCTTTTTAATATGTTCTTAAGTTTCTAATTTATTTTTATTAAATTATTTTATTAATTGTTTTTTCTTAATTCATTTCTATTAAAAATTTTCCAATTCAGATATTTATTTTATAAATAATAAAAATTTCATTTTTAAACTTATAAAAATAGAAAATTTTTATAAATAAGATAAAAATTAATAAGTATATGTAACTACTAAATAGAAATTAGAATAAAAATATAATTATACATAAAAGATTTGATAGATTTTTATTAAGCTTATTTTTATTAGATTTAAATTAATAAAAATTAAAACATTATAAGAATGATATTATAGAATCTTAGAATTATTATACTAATATTGGAATATTTTAAATTAGAATTATTATAAAAATTAAATTTATATAATTTTTTATAGGTATATTTAATTGAAAGGTGTATTTAATTGAATTTAAGAAGT
This genomic interval carries:
- a CDS encoding 30S ribosomal protein S24e → MEIDILNKKENKVLDRTEVKFDCIYSGEATPKLLDVKSKLVALLDSKKDLIVVDSLQPHYGQTKASGYAKIYGSIESLENIETEHVLAKNKEVEVVEDDESEESE
- the spt4 gene encoding transcription elongation factor subunit Spt4; the protein is MKACTSCKRISTRERCPVCNNPTSTNWSGLLIIIDPENSDIAKELHIELPGEYALRVR
- a CDS encoding 30S ribosomal protein S27ae, whose product is MKKSTLYEVDGDKLKRKNPFCPRCSGGVFMADHGDRYACGKCGYTEIKNKD
- a CDS encoding GTP-dependent dephospho-CoA kinase family protein, which translates into the protein MIVLILDETDRNKFKKPLGKLYPFFEDALPEIISSKFLISVGDETTNNLHSKNIYPNISIIDNLIQRKIHNNKIIHNNEFNHNENVLFTKNPPGTITDELWETIDLAIKKATNDDVKQLIVVEGEEDLAVLPCIVMAPDNAVVLYGQPNEGLVFLNVFEVKKRANELLKLFKKVDN
- a CDS encoding PIN domain-containing protein; the protein is MIPFQFNVDIIDELEKAFPSYKLATTKFIINELVGLKKNLKGKNRVAAGIGLKIAKSGVVEIKDVSLNKDESVDDALIRISKVLATNDIELKKRARKKGIPVVYLRQKKYVVFDGYLE
- a CDS encoding DNA-directed RNA polymerase, with product MYYLTKIEDTVRIPPYKFEDPLEEVAIETLNETYNGRLDKKLGLLVSVNNIEVIGEGKVIMGDGAAYHEVVFNAVFFKPELYEIIDGEVIEIAEFGAFIRIGPMDGLVHVSQVTDDYINYDSKRGALLAKESKKTLEEGNFVRARIVAVSLKGKSTKETRIGLTMRQPNLGRFEWIEDEKNKSKK
- a CDS encoding inorganic diphosphatase gives rise to the protein MNLWTELNPGSEFPEVINTVIEIPKGSRNKYEYDKDMEAFALDRVLYSSVVYPADYGFIPQTVYDDGDPMDIMVLMEQPTFPGCVIASKPIGIMGMIDGGDKDYKILAVPVDDPKFKDINDISDVPSHILDEIAEFFKTYKNLEGKEVEVLNWDNAEMAKKEAIRSIELYKEKY